GGCGCGGGGGCGACTCGGGTGTTGACGTAGAGTTTGGGCGCTTCGTCGCGGACGCGGGTCAGCGTGGTCGGGGTCGATTCCAGCATCGCCAGACGGCCGCTGTTATACGCTGCCATGACCACCTGGAAATTGTCCTGGGCGAACAGATTGTCTTTCAGCAGCGCGCCGGCCTTGTAAGCCTCGGCCAGTTTCTTGACGAAGGCGACATGGGCCGGGCTGTTGAATACCGGCTTGCCGTCCTTGACCACGTCCAGGCCATTCTGGATCAGCAGCGCCTCGATCTTGGTGGGGCCCAGCGTCGGGGCGAAGCCGGCCACGCCGGTCTTGGCCTTGATGATCTTGGCGTATTGCAGTTCCTGATCGAAAGACTTGGGCGGCTTGTTCGGGTCCAAGCCGGCCTTTTTGAACAGCTCGGCGTTGTAGGCGATCACATTGGCGCCGTTGTAGTGCGGGAAGGCGTACACCTTGCCGTTGAAGGTGACGTCCTTCAGCGCGCCACTTACGTACTGGCCTTTGTCTATCACGCTGTCCAGCGGCTGGATCAGGCCTTCCTGCTGGTAGTCGTAGGCCCAGGGCACGTTCAGGTTGACCAGGGCCGGCGGCTTGCCGGCGCCGACGGCGGCGGTGAACTTGGACTGGATCACATCCCAGGGATAGTCGGTCCACTTCACTTCCACATTCGGATGCTGGGCGTTGTACTTGGAAATCAGGTCTTTGAAATAGCTGTCGAATTTGGGCGACAGGCTCATGGTCCATACTTCCAGCACCGGCTTGTCGGCGGCTTGGGCGGCCAGCGGAGCGGAAAGGCCGGCGGCGATCAGCAGCGACAGGGTCAGAGTCTTCAGTTTCATTGCGTATCCCTTTTCAACACATGTCAGGCGAAAAACCGCCGCGGCCGATTGGCCGCGACGGATGCGGGCTTAGAAGGTTTTGCTGTAGGAGGCGATGACTTTCACGTCGTTGCGGTCTTTCTTGCCGTGGAAGTCGCCGGAGCGGAACCAAGCCGGATACACGCCGATGCTGGCGCCCTTGAGGAAGCCGCTTTGCACTGTGTAGCCTGCGCTGAGGTCGATTTCGTGCGCTTTACTGTCTGCTTGTCCGCCAGGGTTCTTCATCCCGGTGGCGTAGTTGGCGCTGGCGCCGGCGGTGAAGCCGGGCAAGCCCAGCTTGCCGAAGTCGTAGTTGACGCCCAGCTTGATGACTTGCGTGCCGTCCCAAACGAAGTCGTCGTCCTGGCCCCAGGTCTGGATGAAGTTGCGGTTGTCGCTATTGCCGTACGGCGTCATGCGGAAGTTGACTTCATCGCCGTCCGGGTTGCGGCTTTTGCCCAGACCCGCCATCAGCGACAGGCCGCCGGTGGTGTAGGTCAAGCTGCCGCTGGTGTGCCAGGCGGTTTGCGACTTGGGATTGCCCAGAGCGGCCTCGTCCTTGCCTTGGAAGT
The Chromobacterium sp. IIBBL 290-4 DNA segment above includes these coding regions:
- a CDS encoding ABC transporter substrate-binding protein gives rise to the protein MKLKTLTLSLLIAAGLSAPLAAQAADKPVLEVWTMSLSPKFDSYFKDLISKYNAQHPNVEVKWTDYPWDVIQSKFTAAVGAGKPPALVNLNVPWAYDYQQEGLIQPLDSVIDKGQYVSGALKDVTFNGKVYAFPHYNGANVIAYNAELFKKAGLDPNKPPKSFDQELQYAKIIKAKTGVAGFAPTLGPTKIEALLIQNGLDVVKDGKPVFNSPAHVAFVKKLAEAYKAGALLKDNLFAQDNFQVVMAAYNSGRLAMLESTPTTLTRVRDEAPKLYVNTRVAPAPLGPTGIAAGGWMFNFAVAKNVDKALLPEIGKFGNYLTNADNQLAFAKLANTLPTARKAAADPHFQKVADNAGAAERAVSIAAANLDKTRTLFLSVKNADVLSAKLSAAVEKAVTGRQDAKAALDEAAAYWSGKL